The segment ATGGTATCTGCTGACATTAATCTAATTTGTATAGGCAGCTATATGGCTCTTATATAAACTTCTAGGCTCAAGACATTGTATACACAATTACAGGAAAGTTTTATCCAAAAATATGCATCAAACCTCTTAATCTTAATCCTAATATTTGATGAAAAATTTATAAGAAAAGACTACGGGCTGTGCACCATATTGAGATATTATCTTGGTGCTATTTTTTGCCTGTTTTCCATGTGTCTGACAGTTTGTAGTTGGAAAAGTGGCCTAATTTAAGCCCATGCAATATTTTCTATGTCAAAAAACATCTGGGCTGTCTACGCTTGGTCAGACCAGGTGTATATTTAGTGAACATTTTGAACTATAGATAGAGTTGAAAGCAAAACATTGAAACACTCTGTTTTACTGTATGGCCATAACTGAACTCTGATTACATAaatagacactaacttttcaaacaacttatgctgatctaatagtatacctgatatagatcaacgttgtaatttacttattgttaaaattcagttgtttcatccatgcaaattctgtgtaatgTTACTGCCactgggtgtctctcttcctgtaatctgctatcCAACTCTCTGTTGTCTGTCCCTGGTTACATAGCATAATTGACAGGCTGCAGAAGGTAGGGGTGTCTGTTTGCTGCCTGCCCATATAGgtctatggggaggggagggggaagcaggaggagggagcagagagagacagagtgagTTAGAAAGGAGGCAcactgcatacaagtctatggagaagggagcaGTGAGCAGGGGGAGGAATCAGGAGCATAGTTAGGTACACTTTAGGCAAGTCAGGACATAACATGTATTGCTGAGTTATATTTTATTGAACAGAATGCAAATAGTGCAGTCACAAATTTAATGTTTAGaaatgatggaaaaatgaaatgtAAAATGTAACTTTGCAATAATACAATGATACAGGTAACATAACGCATGTCTGATGTTCAGCTTTGGTGCAGGCAGAATACATGTACAATTCTAGGGCTCATTAAAAGGGAAATCTTGCTATTGGAACTACAAAGGTGATATAAGTTAGATTATGACCACTGACAGTATTTTAAACAACAAAGTAGAGACAAAGAATATCCTATGGTCAGAAAAAACCTTCAGCTTGTAACTGTGTAAACTTATTTTAAGAATGTATAAGTATAACGCAAGCTCGAGAAATGTAATAGGAGAACAGCACTACTAATATTAACATACTAGCACTAGTTTATAACATTGAGTGTTATCATAGCAGGTGGCATTGTTTTTCAGGTCTGATGAAGTATCAGTTTTCAGTCGAAACACCCTTGTTGATGAAATCTTGGATCTTGTCTCGAACATCTTTCTCCAAATACTCCGCTTGATCCTGTACACTCACAGTGTATTCTCCCAACTTCTTCTTCATGTCTTCCACTCTCTGCACAAGTGCTTTGTTGAGGGCATCTGCATAGGGGGTCATTGTTTCTTTGAACGCTACAATCTTTTGGTCCATCTGCTGATTCATCTCAGTAAGGTATGGCTCCAATGTCTGCTTGACATTTGTCATATCTCCATTTAGCTTGCTTCTTAGGTCATTGACATAGGGGTAGAGTTGTTCTTTCAGCTGCCCAGTGAACTCCATGATTTTGGTCTCCATCTGCTCAACATTCTTCTTCATCTGAAAATCCATGGTCTTAATCTGGTTACGCAGTTCTTCCTGTACTTCCTCTGCATAGGGGGTCAGGCTTTTATATAACTCTTGCAGTTGTTGATCAACGTTATCTTTGACTTTTTCAGTGATGGGTTTAAGTTGCTTTCTCAGCTGTTCCACATTGTCGTCAATTGTAGCCTTGAGTTCCTGGGAATATGGGGTCAGTGATACCTGTACGCGGTCTGCATTGTCTCTGATCTTGGCTTCTAGGTCCTTGGTTACAGACTTCAGCTGCTCAGTGACTATCTCAGTGTTTTTATCCAGCTGGGCTCGAAGCTCCTCAGCATAGGGAGCAAGTTTTATCCGTAGCTCCTCTGCATTCTTACTCAGCTGCTGTTGTACCTCATCAGTATATGGGGACAGCTTGACCTTCAACTTCTCCAGCTCCTGTCTTATTTGTTCCTTTAACTTTTCTGGGTCTTGTGTTAGTTGGTCATGTATCTGCTTGGCAAAGGGAACAAGttgttgctgcagttctcctgcaTAAAGATTGATGTTCTTCAGATTTTCATCAATTAGAACACTGTGGAAGGAAATAAAATATAAGAAATGACctctaaaataaataatattcctGTCAAATGCATTAAAATATTGTAGACAttgctatattttttttctagatttaaagcgtaccttttttttctaaaaaggtccATAATTTTATGATGATTAACTTAATTAAATAGTTTTATAcatctattttcttttttgttttgttacggagctccaaacctcctcttgcTTCCTTTCACACTACCATAGAGAATATAAGTTATGAAATTCTGGCAGCCAGTAGTCACCACTAGTAGGCGCTTAGAAGTTTATTGAAAAGTGATTTATTATTGAGCTTGTTAGGAGTTGTATAAATCTGTCTTCagagctctccctagtggtggatgcaggcagccataattttataatttaactccacggctgtgtgaacggataGCACCTGCATCACAACCAATAACTTCCAGTATTTTTATTCTGTGTCAATAAATATGCACATATGTAGCAGTGCAGGCCGATGGGGAATTGGAGCTTTGAGCAAAGAGAAATGACCTCCAATCCTTAGTAATATCGATTAGTAAAAACTGCTTATTCACCTCTTCTGCCACATATTAAAACTTTTACAATCATGAGGGTACATTTAAAACCTTTTCATTGTTCTTGTCTGGGAAACACTGTTGGGAACTGGAAGGTTTTAAGACCCTGTGTGGTGGAGGCTCTGTCCTGGGCTACTGCCCCCTTTGCCCTTCCTATAATCTGGCTCCGCTATTGACATGATGTATTTCTAAGCACCCCCAGCTTTTCAATAGTATAGCATGTAATACCACCAGATCTCTACTAGAAAATGGAGATCTAAAGAAGTTTTTTGCTGAGTC is part of the Rhinoderma darwinii isolate aRhiDar2 chromosome 10, aRhiDar2.hap1, whole genome shotgun sequence genome and harbors:
- the LOC142662004 gene encoding uncharacterized protein LOC142662004 — protein: MLGKVVALALVVCAITGSKAEVSTDQITDAFWNFFTQLSGNTKDKVEQIQQSDISKQLNVLIDENLKNINLYAGELQQQLVPFAKQIHDQLTQDPEKLKEQIRQELEKLKVKLSPYTDEVQQQLSKNAEELRIKLAPYAEELRAQLDKNTEIVTEQLKSVTKDLEAKIRDNADRVQVSLTPYSQELKATIDDNVEQLRKQLKPITEKVKDNVDQQLQELYKSLTPYAEEVQEELRNQIKTMDFQMKKNVEQMETKIMEFTGQLKEQLYPYVNDLRSKLNGDMTNVKQTLEPYLTEMNQQMDQKIVAFKETMTPYADALNKALVQRVEDMKKKLGEYTVSVQDQAEYLEKDVRDKIQDFINKGVSTEN